A part of Paenibacillus donghaensis genomic DNA contains:
- a CDS encoding carbohydrate ABC transporter permease, with protein sequence MQTEKRSRLIVLEIVAFALAILILIPFFMILVNSFKDIRESALFGLGLPSAWKLSNYRDVFEQANILRGFKNSVMISASVVVCVNLFASMAAFVIQRRDDKFLRGAFYMFIVGLIVPVSIVPTIKLMSDLHIKGTYFSLVMYYTAVLLPFAIFMLVGFMKSIPRELDEAALMEGSSYFRLYVQMILPLLITVLVTVTIVVLVSVWNDFFGPFYLMTDSTKWTLVLQVFNFVTLYSTNWGVVFAFMVMVVAPVLIIYLFLQRFIIDGLTAGSLKG encoded by the coding sequence ATGCAGACAGAGAAACGTAGCAGGTTGATTGTGTTAGAAATCGTTGCCTTTGCGCTGGCCATTCTCATTCTCATCCCTTTCTTCATGATTCTGGTTAACTCCTTCAAGGACATCCGAGAATCCGCATTGTTTGGTCTGGGGCTCCCATCCGCATGGAAGCTGTCCAACTATAGAGATGTATTCGAGCAGGCCAACATTCTGCGCGGATTCAAGAACAGTGTGATGATCTCCGCTTCAGTAGTTGTGTGTGTCAACCTGTTTGCTTCCATGGCGGCCTTCGTCATTCAACGGAGGGATGACAAGTTCCTGCGCGGCGCTTTTTATATGTTCATTGTGGGCCTCATCGTCCCGGTCTCCATTGTTCCGACGATCAAGCTGATGAGCGATCTGCATATCAAAGGCACATACTTCAGTCTGGTGATGTATTACACGGCGGTGCTGCTGCCCTTTGCTATATTCATGCTGGTAGGATTCATGAAGTCGATCCCGCGTGAACTGGATGAAGCGGCATTAATGGAAGGGAGCAGCTATTTCCGGCTCTATGTTCAAATGATTCTGCCGCTTCTAATAACGGTGCTGGTCACTGTAACTATCGTGGTGCTGGTGTCCGTGTGGAATGACTTCTTTGGGCCATTCTATCTCATGACGGACAGCACCAAGTGGACGCTTGTGCTGCAGGTGTTTAACTTCGTCACTCTGTACAGCACCAATTGGGGCGTTGTATTTGCCTTCATGGTGATGGTGGTTGCCCCCGTACTGATCATTTACCTGTTCCTGCAGCGTTTTATCATAGACGGATTAACTGCAGGCTCATTAAAAGGCTGA
- a CDS encoding response regulator transcription factor: protein MRRVLIVDDEKWIRRGLIQSIAWGELQLELAGEAENGDDAYAVTMAEQPDVLFLDMRMPGMDGKQLLGLLSQELPELLVIVISGYSDFEYTKEAIRHKVFDYLLKPVRKEELNTVLAKACKELQQREHNRRAALQHRDAGWVRALLDSSAEEAGAGATDMTKSMPPEWVGKELMVLIGQSDVFLEAVDLDSACLLSCLREQLDRVKPLLFGHGSWAFEVSLMNGVTRKLLLVLSGSRLGRNDLQRVGGILQNVLKQAGCPSASVGLSTIKQEGGQLRGAVREAEQALKDRLLGQSDLVLEAEHKRAASTSIYPGEQERAFLLALQSGNCTAAEREFYEFLSKISMDTVSVEQLQRSSLLLMYAVEKQLQAKGADFGHICGKSPPVYTEILDARNDKDSVTAIFTEELIPAVTGFYNRLGEKQAGKVVEEMKRQVEAYYDQALSLQGIAQSCYMNPDYVSRIFKKATGKSFIDYLTDVRIGKSKELMKSSTYKNYEIAQMVGYEDYRYFSRIFKKRLGMTIGEYRNSVRHADLQGREEPCRNI from the coding sequence ATGCGCAGAGTATTGATCGTTGATGATGAAAAATGGATACGCAGAGGTCTGATCCAATCAATTGCCTGGGGTGAATTGCAGCTGGAGCTGGCGGGAGAAGCGGAGAACGGGGACGATGCCTATGCAGTGACAATGGCTGAACAGCCGGATGTGCTGTTTCTGGATATGCGGATGCCGGGAATGGACGGCAAACAGCTGCTCGGACTGCTTAGTCAAGAGCTGCCGGAGCTGCTGGTTATTGTAATCAGCGGATATTCGGATTTCGAATATACCAAAGAAGCGATCCGTCATAAGGTATTTGATTATTTGCTGAAGCCGGTCCGCAAGGAGGAGCTGAACACTGTACTGGCCAAAGCCTGCAAGGAGCTGCAGCAGCGTGAGCATAACCGGCGTGCAGCCTTGCAGCACAGAGACGCGGGCTGGGTCCGGGCATTGCTGGACAGTTCTGCGGAAGAAGCAGGTGCTGGTGCTACAGACATGACCAAGTCTATGCCGCCAGAGTGGGTGGGCAAGGAGCTTATGGTGCTTATTGGGCAATCCGATGTCTTCCTGGAAGCTGTAGATTTGGATTCAGCTTGCCTGCTGAGCTGTCTCCGGGAGCAATTGGACCGGGTGAAGCCGCTTCTTTTCGGGCACGGAAGCTGGGCCTTTGAAGTCTCTCTTATGAACGGCGTTACCCGGAAACTGCTGCTTGTGTTATCCGGAAGCCGGCTCGGGCGGAACGATCTGCAGCGGGTAGGCGGCATTCTGCAGAATGTGCTGAAGCAGGCCGGTTGTCCCTCGGCAAGTGTCGGGCTCAGCACAATCAAACAGGAGGGAGGGCAGCTTCGGGGAGCTGTGCGGGAAGCGGAGCAAGCGCTGAAGGACAGATTGCTGGGACAGAGCGATCTGGTTCTGGAGGCTGAGCACAAGCGGGCGGCTTCCACATCCATTTATCCCGGTGAGCAGGAACGGGCCTTTCTGCTTGCCCTGCAATCCGGGAACTGCACTGCGGCTGAGCGTGAATTCTACGAATTTCTGTCTAAAATCTCAATGGATACGGTGAGCGTGGAGCAGCTGCAGCGAAGCTCGTTGCTGCTCATGTACGCGGTCGAGAAACAGCTTCAGGCTAAAGGTGCAGATTTCGGACATATTTGCGGGAAATCCCCGCCGGTGTACACGGAAATTCTGGATGCGAGAAATGATAAAGATTCAGTTACTGCCATATTCACAGAAGAGCTGATTCCTGCAGTAACCGGCTTTTATAACCGTCTCGGCGAGAAACAGGCCGGAAAGGTGGTGGAGGAAATGAAGCGCCAGGTGGAAGCGTATTATGATCAAGCCTTGTCATTGCAGGGAATTGCTCAGAGCTGTTATATGAATCCGGACTATGTAAGCCGGATCTTTAAGAAGGCAACCGGCAAGAGTTTTATTGATTACCTGACCGATGTGCGTATAGGCAAATCCAAGGAATTAATGAAGTCATCAACTTACAAAAATTATGAGATCGCACAAATGGTAGGGTATGAGGATTATCGGTATTTTAGCCGGATTTTCAAAAAAAGACTGGGTATGACCATAGGCGAATACCGTAATTCTGTCCGCCACGCCGATCTTCAAGGGAGAGAAGAACCATGTCGAAACATTTGA
- a CDS encoding aspartate/glutamate racemase family protein, whose protein sequence is MKTVVAVYTGQGLADPLKAIFKELLPDIRLVSIIDDSLIGDVVQAGGVPPGVARRLVQYFHNGEELGADVILNTCSSVGEVADAARKLIGVPIVKIDDLMAAKAVEGYSRIAVLATLPSTLAPTMRLIQSKAKQAGKEVTVVNGLAAGAFDALVSGRPEEHDAILLQTAIEVSGHAEVIVLAQGSMARMEQELQAATGIPVLSSPRFGIEQVKELLDTL, encoded by the coding sequence ATGAAGACTGTGGTAGCTGTGTATACAGGACAAGGGCTGGCTGATCCGCTGAAGGCGATCTTCAAGGAGCTGCTGCCAGACATCAGATTGGTTAGCATTATAGATGATAGCCTGATCGGAGATGTGGTGCAGGCTGGTGGGGTTCCACCCGGTGTAGCCAGAAGACTGGTGCAATATTTCCATAACGGGGAAGAGCTTGGAGCCGATGTGATTCTGAATACCTGCTCTTCCGTCGGTGAGGTTGCCGATGCTGCGCGGAAATTGATCGGGGTACCTATTGTGAAGATCGATGACTTGATGGCAGCGAAGGCGGTTGAAGGCTACAGCCGGATTGCTGTGCTGGCGACGCTGCCGTCCACGCTTGCGCCGACGATGCGGCTTATCCAGAGCAAAGCCAAGCAAGCCGGCAAGGAAGTTACTGTGGTCAATGGCCTTGCGGCCGGGGCTTTCGACGCGCTGGTCTCCGGCAGACCAGAGGAGCATGACGCCATTCTGCTGCAGACAGCTATAGAGGTTTCCGGGCATGCAGAAGTCATTGTGCTGGCTCAAGGCTCGATGGCCCGAATGGAGCAGGAGCTGCAGGCTGCAACAGGCATTCCTGTGCTCTCTTCCCCGCGCTTCGGCATAGAACAGGTGAAGGAACTGCTGGACACTCTATAG
- a CDS encoding four-carbon acid sugar kinase family protein, translating into MEKQKLSELQSSFPEPDSERLKELLSRAIKSNASKIIVLDDDPTGVQTVHDVTVITDWNIESIRKGFLTPEKVFFILTNSRSFTEAQTSAAHQEIAENIMAVSRQLDRDYMIISRGDSTMRGHYPLETEVLKDSIESKASYTFDGEILCPFFKEGGRFTVNNIHYVAEHDRLTPIGDTEFARDKTFGYTSSGLGEWVEERTGGAFRQDSMTMITLEELRACEITAIVKKLNAVTGFNKVIVNALDYCDLQVFCIALYESLAEGKKFLYRTAASLVRVIGGISEQPLLRAEQLIEPGSGSGGLIVAGSHTSKTTAQLEQLKPGGHVVMLEFNQHLMVESEERVQREIARVIEQCTLLLSQNRTVALCTRRERLDLNSGNKEDELRISVRISDALTHIVASLQIRPRFIIAKGGITSSDIGTKALKVQQAIVAGQIKPGVPVWICGEESRFPQLPYVIFPGNVGEESTLKEIVEELTLCER; encoded by the coding sequence ATGGAGAAGCAGAAGCTGAGTGAGCTACAGAGCAGTTTCCCAGAACCGGACTCAGAACGCCTGAAAGAGCTGTTATCCCGGGCGATTAAGAGCAATGCCAGTAAAATTATTGTCCTGGATGATGATCCAACAGGTGTGCAGACGGTACATGATGTAACGGTAATCACCGATTGGAACATAGAGAGCATCCGGAAGGGATTTCTTACCCCTGAGAAGGTATTTTTTATCCTGACGAATTCAAGAAGCTTCACGGAAGCGCAAACGAGTGCCGCACATCAGGAAATAGCCGAGAACATTATGGCCGTATCCCGGCAGCTGGATAGAGACTATATGATTATCAGCCGAGGGGATTCCACCATGAGGGGTCATTATCCGCTGGAAACCGAGGTGCTGAAGGATAGTATTGAAAGCAAGGCCAGCTACACCTTTGACGGTGAGATTCTCTGCCCTTTTTTCAAGGAAGGGGGCCGGTTCACGGTTAATAATATACACTATGTCGCGGAGCATGACCGGCTTACGCCCATTGGCGATACGGAGTTCGCCAGAGACAAGACCTTTGGCTACACATCTTCCGGGCTGGGGGAATGGGTGGAGGAGAGAACCGGTGGCGCTTTCAGGCAGGACAGCATGACGATGATTACGCTGGAGGAGCTGAGAGCCTGCGAGATCACGGCTATTGTGAAGAAGCTGAACGCTGTAACCGGCTTCAATAAAGTGATCGTCAATGCGCTGGACTATTGCGACCTGCAGGTGTTCTGTATAGCTCTATATGAGTCGTTGGCTGAAGGGAAGAAGTTCCTCTACCGGACAGCCGCGAGCTTGGTAAGGGTGATTGGCGGAATCAGCGAGCAGCCACTGCTGAGAGCAGAGCAGCTTATCGAGCCGGGAAGCGGGAGTGGAGGACTAATTGTTGCCGGCTCGCACACTTCGAAAACCACAGCACAGCTGGAGCAGCTGAAGCCTGGCGGCCATGTGGTCATGCTGGAGTTTAACCAGCATTTGATGGTGGAGTCTGAGGAGCGGGTGCAGCGAGAAATTGCCAGGGTGATTGAACAGTGTACTCTGCTGCTGAGTCAGAATCGAACGGTTGCGCTCTGCACAAGGCGTGAACGGCTGGACCTGAACAGCGGCAATAAAGAAGATGAGCTGAGAATATCCGTTAGAATCTCTGACGCGTTAACCCATATTGTCGCCAGTCTGCAGATTAGACCCCGCTTTATTATTGCCAAAGGGGGCATTACCTCCAGCGATATCGGAACCAAAGCCTTGAAGGTGCAGCAGGCTATCGTTGCCGGGCAGATCAAGCCGGGCGTTCCAGTTTGGATATGCGGCGAGGAAAGCAGGTTCCCGCAGTTGCCCTATGTGATTTTTCCGGGGAATGTGGGAGAAGAGTCAACGCTGAAAGAAATTGTAGAGGAGCTGACCTTATGCGAAAGATAA
- a CDS encoding 3-keto-5-aminohexanoate cleavage protein: MRKIIISVAPTSAQVTSIDPAELAREVLDAGQAGAAMVHMHVRDSGGQLTEDTRLFQDTVERIIRESDIVIQASTGGLSELTIEQRCAPILYDKVEIVSLNVGSVNLGEAIYRNPLGEVKYCVAQILEQGKIPEIEIFELGMIHTVLELDKQFNLPKPILFDLVLGHQGGAPATIEALIALRSCVPQDALWGITHAGRSDYTIITAAIAMGASLVRIGFEDSDYLTERERASSNAQLVAKIAGIIEAMELEVASPADVRKMLNVR, translated from the coding sequence ATGCGAAAGATAATAATCTCTGTTGCCCCAACCTCTGCCCAGGTAACCTCCATCGATCCGGCCGAGCTAGCCAGGGAGGTACTGGACGCAGGACAGGCTGGAGCTGCCATGGTCCACATGCATGTAAGAGACAGTGGAGGACAGCTTACTGAGGATACCCGTCTGTTTCAAGATACAGTAGAGCGGATTATCCGCGAGAGCGACATTGTGATCCAGGCCTCGACGGGGGGGCTGTCTGAGCTGACGATTGAGCAGCGCTGTGCACCTATTCTCTATGACAAGGTAGAGATTGTCTCCTTGAATGTGGGATCAGTCAATCTTGGGGAGGCCATTTACCGGAACCCGCTTGGCGAGGTGAAGTATTGCGTGGCGCAAATTCTGGAGCAGGGCAAAATTCCGGAAATTGAAATCTTTGAACTCGGCATGATTCATACCGTACTGGAGCTGGATAAGCAATTTAACCTGCCGAAGCCGATTCTGTTTGATCTTGTACTGGGCCATCAGGGCGGCGCACCAGCTACCATTGAAGCCTTAATCGCTTTGCGTAGCTGCGTTCCTCAAGATGCATTGTGGGGAATTACTCATGCTGGACGAAGTGATTATACGATTATTACTGCAGCTATCGCGATGGGGGCGAGTCTGGTACGGATCGGCTTTGAGGACAGTGATTATCTTACTGAACGCGAGCGCGCAAGTAGCAATGCCCAGCTTGTAGCGAAGATCGCGGGTATAATTGAAGCTATGGAACTGGAGGTTGCCAGTCCGGCGGATGTCAGGAAGATGCTGAACGTGCGGTGA
- a CDS encoding aldo/keto reductase, which translates to MKTRKLGCSELEVSEIALGCMSLGTEPQQAVSIVHEALDLGINFLDTADLYDDGRNEELVGQAIRHRRGDVILSTKVGNRRIPGKEGWSWDPSKAYIKTAVKDSLRRLQTDYIDLYQLHGGTLEDPIDETIEAFEELQREGLIRYYGISSIRPNVIREYVNRSNIVSVMSQYSILDRRPEESVLPLLKASSISLIARGPLAGGRLTDQGQHKIDKEYLGYSPEALLALLDELKLQTGGRTLAQTALQYPLADPGVAVIIPGASSMQQLRQNAAAAAVAPLSPGEQEIIRSLSMANRYTQHV; encoded by the coding sequence ATGAAGACACGGAAGTTAGGTTGTTCGGAGCTGGAAGTAAGTGAAATTGCCCTCGGCTGCATGTCCCTCGGGACAGAACCGCAGCAGGCGGTTTCGATTGTGCATGAGGCGCTGGACCTGGGGATTAACTTCTTGGATACCGCCGATCTTTATGATGATGGCCGGAATGAAGAGCTGGTTGGACAAGCGATCCGCCACCGCCGCGGGGACGTCATTCTCAGCACCAAGGTGGGCAACCGCAGGATTCCCGGCAAGGAAGGCTGGAGCTGGGACCCGTCCAAGGCATATATCAAAACTGCTGTGAAAGACAGTCTGCGGCGGCTGCAGACCGATTATATTGACCTTTATCAGCTGCATGGAGGAACGCTGGAGGACCCGATCGACGAGACGATCGAGGCCTTCGAGGAGCTGCAGCGGGAAGGCTTGATCCGTTATTACGGCATCTCCTCCATCCGCCCCAATGTAATCAGGGAATATGTGAACCGCTCGAATATCGTCAGCGTCATGAGCCAGTACAGTATCCTGGACCGACGGCCGGAGGAGTCCGTACTGCCGCTGCTTAAGGCCAGCAGCATCAGCCTGATTGCCCGCGGCCCGCTTGCGGGCGGGCGGCTGACCGATCAGGGGCAGCACAAGATTGACAAGGAGTACCTGGGGTACTCCCCGGAAGCCTTGCTTGCACTGCTGGATGAGCTGAAGCTGCAGACCGGCGGGCGCACGCTTGCCCAGACCGCGCTGCAATATCCGCTCGCCGATCCCGGTGTCGCCGTGATCATCCCCGGCGCCAGCAGCATGCAGCAGCTGCGGCAGAATGCAGCAGCTGCTGCAGTTGCTCCGCTGTCTCCCGGCGAACAGGAGATCATCCGCAGTCTGAGCATGGCGAACCGCTATACGCAGCATGTGTAG
- a CDS encoding TetR/AcrR family transcriptional regulator: MTSSNNSKPDLILKAASTIVQRDGMAQLTLEAVAREAGVSKGGLLYHFASKDALIKAMVDKSNEVYGDAVRRQALADPNTSGAWSRAYVETAFECPEEGMDQSSALFAAAFANPQLLEGMREQFEQWQHQIANDGNDLVLATITRLAADGLWFAEIFGLAPPDAELRDKVYRQLLAFTERGRT; the protein is encoded by the coding sequence ATGACTAGCAGCAATAATTCCAAACCGGATTTAATTCTAAAGGCTGCTTCCACCATTGTCCAGCGAGACGGTATGGCTCAGTTGACGCTGGAGGCCGTTGCCCGGGAAGCCGGGGTCAGCAAGGGAGGACTGCTTTATCATTTTGCCAGCAAAGATGCACTAATCAAAGCAATGGTAGACAAATCGAATGAGGTCTATGGAGATGCGGTACGCCGCCAGGCGCTGGCTGATCCGAACACAAGCGGAGCCTGGAGCCGAGCTTATGTGGAGACTGCCTTTGAATGTCCTGAGGAGGGCATGGATCAGAGCTCTGCCTTATTCGCCGCCGCTTTTGCCAATCCGCAGCTGCTGGAGGGCATGCGTGAGCAGTTTGAACAATGGCAGCATCAGATTGCCAATGACGGAAATGATCTGGTATTGGCTACAATCACCCGACTGGCTGCGGACGGATTATGGTTTGCCGAGATCTTTGGACTTGCCCCGCCGGATGCAGAGCTAAGGGATAAGGTCTATCGGCAGTTACTTGCTTTTACAGAAAGGGGACGTACATAA
- a CDS encoding DMT family transporter yields the protein MAYLYLAFSIVGELFGTSMLKASQGFSKPLPSIGVIVGFVFSFFFLSITLKTLPLNATYAIWSGVGSVATVIISVLIWKEKITLGSLAGIALIIIGVVVLNLFGPGHGESPADTVSGQVSRQ from the coding sequence ATGGCTTATTTATATTTAGCATTCTCGATTGTTGGAGAGCTGTTCGGCACTTCCATGCTTAAGGCTTCCCAAGGGTTCAGCAAGCCGCTGCCCTCCATAGGAGTCATCGTCGGCTTTGTGTTTTCCTTCTTCTTTCTGTCGATTACACTGAAGACACTTCCACTCAATGCAACTTATGCCATATGGTCAGGGGTTGGCTCAGTAGCGACGGTAATCATCTCTGTGCTGATCTGGAAGGAGAAGATTACGCTCGGCAGTCTGGCTGGTATTGCTCTAATCATTATTGGCGTGGTGGTACTGAACCTGTTTGGTCCGGGGCATGGGGAATCCCCTGCGGATACGGTATCCGGGCAAGTGTCCAGGCAGTAG
- a CDS encoding ABC transporter ATP-binding protein encodes MSSLSKLIRFMKPHWLAALLGPLFMLLEVSMDLMQPRLMASIVNEGVSTGNLLHIRNTGGIMLAVALVGLVGGVCCTIFSVKASQRFGADLRQELFGKVQTLSIRSLDRLGTGSLVTRLTGDIVQLQSLVLIALRMFPRQAFQFAGSLIMACIISPRLSLILLVMLPLLAVVVTVTTRMMIPLYGKVQEQLDRVNTKMQENLAGIRVVKAFVRSKHEQDSFESSNSQFLATSLKAAKTAALNSPLVSLILNFSVVAALWYGGVLSREGALSVGDLAAFLTYISQLLFAALGLSNQLMMLSRAKASASRVTEVLSEPSAESSLTKPAVPSALTATANRTTTRSGQLEFRDVTFSYDGNEKHAVLRDINFTAEPGQIIGIIGMNGSGKSTLVSLIPRFYEVTAGEIRLDGQNINELPAEELHQEVGMVLQQALLFSGTIMENLRYGKPEAAREEVEAAARHAQAHDFIMRLPAGYDTVLGQRGVNLSGGQKQRIAIARTLLTKPRILILDDCTSAVDLTTDLRIREALNTAMYDSTCLIIGQRIASIEHADHILVLEEGRITAQGTHQSLLQSSRLYREIALSQQGA; translated from the coding sequence GTGTCTTCCTTGTCCAAGCTTATCCGATTTATGAAACCCCATTGGTTAGCGGCCCTGCTGGGACCACTGTTCATGCTGCTTGAAGTGAGTATGGACCTGATGCAGCCGCGTCTGATGGCCAGCATTGTGAACGAAGGGGTGTCTACCGGCAACTTGCTGCATATCCGCAATACAGGCGGAATTATGCTGGCTGTTGCCCTTGTAGGTCTGGTCGGCGGCGTATGTTGTACGATCTTCTCGGTAAAGGCTTCGCAGCGGTTCGGAGCGGACCTGCGGCAGGAGCTGTTCGGCAAAGTGCAAACCTTGTCCATCCGCAGCCTCGACCGGCTGGGCACAGGGTCGCTTGTCACCAGACTGACCGGGGATATCGTCCAGCTGCAGAGTCTCGTGCTGATTGCCCTGCGGATGTTTCCCAGACAAGCGTTTCAGTTCGCGGGCAGTCTGATTATGGCTTGCATCATCAGTCCGCGGCTATCGCTGATTCTGCTTGTTATGCTGCCGCTGCTGGCAGTGGTGGTCACAGTAACCACGCGTATGATGATTCCGCTCTACGGGAAGGTGCAGGAACAGCTCGACCGTGTTAATACGAAGATGCAGGAGAATCTGGCCGGGATTCGCGTAGTCAAAGCTTTTGTGCGCAGCAAGCATGAGCAAGACAGCTTTGAGTCCAGCAACAGCCAATTTCTGGCCACCAGCCTGAAGGCGGCTAAGACAGCGGCCTTAAATTCCCCGCTCGTCTCACTGATTCTTAATTTCAGTGTAGTGGCTGCCTTGTGGTATGGTGGTGTGCTGTCGAGAGAAGGGGCTTTATCCGTAGGGGATCTTGCCGCCTTCCTAACTTATATTTCACAGCTGCTGTTCGCTGCGCTCGGATTAAGCAACCAGCTGATGATGCTCTCCCGGGCCAAAGCCTCGGCAAGCCGGGTGACAGAAGTCTTATCGGAGCCGTCAGCAGAATCTTCATTAACCAAACCAGCTGTTCCATCTGCCCTGACTGCCACTGCTAACCGGACAACTACCCGGAGTGGACAGTTGGAATTCCGGGACGTGACCTTCAGCTACGACGGCAATGAGAAACATGCCGTGCTGCGCGATATCAACTTCACTGCTGAGCCGGGTCAGATTATTGGCATCATCGGCATGAACGGCTCCGGCAAATCCACGCTGGTCAGTCTGATCCCGCGTTTCTATGAAGTGACCGCGGGAGAGATCCGGCTGGATGGCCAGAACATCAACGAGCTGCCGGCAGAGGAGCTGCATCAGGAGGTGGGGATGGTGCTGCAGCAGGCGCTGCTCTTCAGCGGCACCATCATGGAGAACCTCCGATATGGCAAGCCGGAAGCGGCGCGGGAAGAGGTGGAAGCGGCTGCAAGGCACGCACAAGCGCATGATTTCATTATGCGGCTGCCGGCAGGCTACGACACTGTACTCGGTCAGCGGGGAGTCAACCTCTCCGGCGGTCAGAAGCAGCGGATCGCCATCGCCCGCACCCTGCTGACGAAACCGCGCATACTCATTCTGGATGACTGCACAAGTGCAGTGGATCTGACCACGGATCTGCGGATTCGTGAAGCTCTAAATACAGCCATGTACGACAGCACCTGTCTGATCATCGGGCAGCGGATCGCTTCCATTGAACATGCCGATCACATTCTTGTCCTCGAAGAAGGGCGAATCACGGCGCAAGGCACACACCAGTCGCTGCTGCAGAGCAGCAGACTGTATAGGGAAATTGCCTTGTCCCAGCAAGGAGCCTGA
- a CDS encoding ABC transporter ATP-binding protein → MTTTATIRRLGKYLLQSPLRLVFVTILTLSIAVLNLLVPFITGYILDTFIITGQYEGFLRLCLLLGGVTLAASLVIWLQSIILADISQRTVYTLRKQLFEHLQELPLPFFASKSHGELMSRTTNDIDNVSTSLNQSLTQLISSIIMLVGSLTMMLLLNVWLTLIALVTAPLITWFAKSVARRTQSQFKGQQQELGQMNGFIEETVSGHKVVHLFHQEKRIASRFAETNDRLKEVGIKAQIFSGLMGPFMNLFSHTTYLLIAAVGGWLAINNHTTVGIIVSFLGYARQFSGPLNEVANQYNMIQAGVAGAERVFEIMDVPSEYDGEDSLADMKPITGEVEFRNVGFGYDEDKEILQGISFTAQPGQTIALVGPTGAGKTTIVNLLGRFFDTNAGQILIDGTDISTMNKNSLRRQMSMVLQDAHLFSGTVRENIRYGRLEATDEEVEAAAVKAYAHAFISKLPEGYETPLSAEGGNLSQGQRQLITIARAILADRALLILDEATSSVDTLAEIEIQRAIRQVIAGRTSFMIAHRLSTIRHADMILVIQDGQIAERGSHEQLMLAEGLYYRLHGSGSQTSED, encoded by the coding sequence ATGACTACAACTGCAACGATCCGAAGATTAGGCAAATACCTGCTCCAGTCCCCGCTGCGGCTGGTATTTGTAACCATACTAACCCTATCGATAGCTGTGCTGAACCTGCTTGTGCCTTTCATAACAGGCTACATATTGGATACCTTTATTATTACAGGACAATATGAAGGTTTCCTGCGGCTGTGTCTGCTGCTGGGCGGTGTGACACTGGCAGCAAGCCTCGTCATCTGGCTGCAGAGCATTATTCTCGCTGATATTTCACAGCGTACCGTATACACTTTGCGGAAGCAGCTGTTTGAGCATCTACAAGAGCTTCCATTACCTTTTTTTGCCTCCAAAAGCCATGGAGAGCTGATGAGCCGCACCACCAATGATATCGATAACGTCTCGACGTCACTGAACCAGAGTCTTACGCAACTGATTTCCAGCATCATTATGCTGGTGGGCTCTCTGACCATGATGCTGCTGCTGAATGTATGGCTGACGCTGATTGCATTGGTAACGGCACCCCTGATCACCTGGTTTGCGAAATCGGTGGCTCGCCGGACACAATCCCAGTTCAAAGGCCAGCAGCAGGAGCTGGGTCAGATGAACGGCTTCATTGAAGAGACGGTGTCCGGGCATAAGGTGGTTCATCTGTTTCACCAGGAAAAGCGGATTGCCTCCCGGTTCGCGGAAACCAATGACCGCCTGAAGGAAGTGGGGATCAAAGCGCAGATCTTCTCCGGCCTGATGGGACCGTTCATGAATCTGTTCAGCCACACCACCTATTTGCTGATTGCTGCTGTAGGCGGCTGGCTCGCTATTAATAATCACACGACTGTCGGGATTATCGTCAGCTTCCTCGGGTATGCCCGCCAGTTCAGCGGACCGCTGAATGAAGTCGCCAACCAGTACAACATGATTCAGGCCGGTGTAGCCGGGGCTGAACGGGTATTCGAGATTATGGATGTGCCATCTGAATATGATGGGGAAGATTCACTTGCAGACATGAAGCCCATTACAGGTGAGGTTGAATTCAGAAATGTAGGTTTCGGTTATGACGAGGATAAAGAGATTCTGCAGGGGATCAGCTTCACGGCTCAGCCTGGGCAGACCATTGCACTCGTGGGTCCTACTGGTGCGGGGAAGACGACGATTGTCAACCTGCTGGGACGTTTCTTCGATACGAATGCCGGGCAGATCCTGATTGATGGCACAGATATAAGCACCATGAACAAAAACAGCCTTCGCCGTCAAATGTCCATGGTGCTGCAGGATGCCCATCTGTTCTCTGGTACGGTTCGTGAGAATATCCGCTACGGCAGGCTGGAAGCCACGGATGAAGAGGTGGAGGCGGCGGCCGTGAAGGCATACGCCCACGCCTTCATTAGCAAGCTTCCGGAAGGCTATGAAACCCCTTTAAGCGCAGAAGGTGGCAATCTCAGCCAAGGACAAAGACAGCTGATCACCATTGCACGAGCCATTCTGGCGGACCGGGCACTGCTAATCCTGGATGAAGCGACGAGCAGTGTCGATACATTGGCCGAAATCGAGATCCAGCGAGCGATCAGACAAGTCATAGCCGGACGAACCAGCTTCATGATTGCCCACCGGCTCAGTACGATCCGTCATGCCGATATGATTCTGGTAATTCAGGACGGACAGATCGCCGAGCGGGGCAGCCATGAACAGCTGATGTTGGCCGAAGGCTTGTATTACCGGCTGCATGGCAGTGGCTCGCAAACTTCAGAAGACTAG